The following proteins are encoded in a genomic region of Arachis ipaensis cultivar K30076 chromosome B02, Araip1.1, whole genome shotgun sequence:
- the LOC107625242 gene encoding probable protein phosphatase 2C 48, producing MVKSCWKPLVEGEDNGDGGGSSSGRVDGLLWYKDLGYHLHGEFSMAVIQANNSLEDRSQVESGPLSSNHHLGPHGTFIGVYDGHGGNEASQFVSDNLFSNLKRFAAENQSISETVIKKAFSATEDGFLSRVKKQWLTKPEIASTGTCCLVGIICNGMLYIANSGDSRAVLGRLERQTREASAVQLSVEHNVNQETVRDELRSKHPFDSQIVVMRHNVWRVKGLIQVSRSIGDAYLKKAEFNRDPLPSKYRLAETFFKPILSCEPSISVHKLHPDDQFLIFASDGLWEHLGNQEAVSIVSNNPPNGIARRLVKAALREAAKKREMRFADLQKIEQGVRRHFHDDITVIVVFLNPKLIDTSSPLGSPLSIKGGEF from the exons ATGGTTAAATCATGCTGGAAACCATTGGTGGAAGGCGAAGATAATGGAGATGGCGGTGGGAGTAGTAGTGGGAGAGTTGATGGGTTGTTGTGGTACAAAGATTTGGGGTACCATCTTCATGGTGAATTCTCAATGGCTGTGATTCAAGCAAATAACTCATTGGAAGATAGAAGCCAAGTTGAATCTGGACCTTTGAGTTCCAACCACCATTTGGGTCCTCATGGAACCTTCATAGGTGTATACGATGGTCATGGTGGAAACGAAGCCTCACAGTTTGTTAGTGACAATCTTTTCTCTAATCTCAAGA GGTTTGCAGCTGAAAATCAAAGCATATCAGAAACCGTTATAAAAAAAGCATTCTCAGCAACAGAGGATGGTTTTTTGTCTCGAGTTAAGAAACAATGGCTAACTAAGCCGGAGATTGCATCCACAGGAACTTGTTGCTTGGTTGGAATAATCTGCAACGGCATGCTTTACATCGCAAACTCCGGCGACTCGAGGGCGGTGCTAGGTAGATTAGAGAGACAAACAAGAGAAGCATCTGCTGTTCAATTATCCGTCGAACATAATGTTAATCAAGAAACTGTTAGAGATGAACTTCGTTCAAAGCACCCCTTTGATTCACAGATTGTGGTTATGAGACACAATGTTTGGCGTGTAAAAGGACTCATacag GTTTCAAGATCCATTGGTGATGCATATCTGAAGAAAGCAGAGTTCAATAGAGATCCTCTGCCATCTAAGTACAGACTAGCTGAGACATTCTTCAAGCCAATTCTTAGTTGTGAGCCATCAATATCGGTGCACAAACTCCACCCTGATGACCAATTCCTCATATTTGCTTCTGATGGTTTATGGGAGCACCTTGGCAACCAAGAAGCTGTTAGCATAGTCAGCAACAACCCACCTAAT GGAATTGCAAGAAGACTAGTGAAAGCTGCACTAAGAGAAGCAGCAAAGAAGAGAGAAATGAGATTTGCAGACCTCCAAAAAATTGAACAAGGAGTAAGGAGACATTTTCATGATGATATAACAGTGATTGTTGTGTTTCTCAATCCCAAACTTATTGATACAAGCTCTCCATTAGGTTCTCCTCTTTCAATCAAGGGAGGTGAATTCTAA